From Nicotiana tabacum cultivar K326 chromosome 22, ASM71507v2, whole genome shotgun sequence, one genomic window encodes:
- the LOC107802394 gene encoding 17.6 kDa class I heat shock protein — protein MSLIPRMFGDRRSSVFDPFSIDVFDSFRELGFPGSNSGETSAFANTRVDWKETPEAHVFKADLPGLKKEEVKVEIEDDRVLQISGDRNVEKEDKNDTWHRVERSSGKFMRRFRLPENAKMDQVKAAMENGVLTVTVPKEEVKKPDVKSIEITG, from the coding sequence ATGTCACTGATTCCAAGAATGTTCGGCGATCGACGAAGCAGTGTCTTTGATCCATTCTCAATTGACGTGTTTGATTCGTTCAGGGAATTGGGCTTTCCAGGTTCCAATTCAGGGGAGACTTCTGCTTTCGCGAACACTCGAGTCGATTGGAAGGAAACTCCGGAGGCTCATGTGTTCAAGGCCGATCTCCCTGGGCTTAAGAAGGAGGAAGTGAAagtggagatcgaggatgataGGGTTCTTCAGATTAGCGGAGATAGGAACGTAGAGAAAGAAGACAAGAATGATACTTGGCACCGTGTGGAACGCAGCAGCGGCAAATTCATGAGGAGGTTCAGACTTCCGGAGAATGCGAAAATGGATCAAGTTAAGGCGGCGATGGAGAATGGAGTGCTCACTGTTACTGTTCCGAAAGAAGAGGTGAAGAAGCCTGATGTCAAGTCCATTGAGATCACCGGTTAG